From the Temnothorax longispinosus isolate EJ_2023e chromosome 6, Tlon_JGU_v1, whole genome shotgun sequence genome, one window contains:
- the LOC139815424 gene encoding uncharacterized protein, whose amino-acid sequence MFDEIRYELNGVEIDRNRNVGITSTIKNYVSLSYNDSQLMRNAGWDVTSSIPEGYFNFCVPLKLLLGFCEDYKRVVVNARHELILIRARSDNNCIIGDPATEPEIELFKVQWRMPHVTLNEVNKLSLLRALGSGRYLSVSFRSWDLYEYPLLQSTTKHSWAVKTATQLEKPRYVIFALQTGRKNIMSQNVSVFDDCNLTNVKLYLNSEFYPYDDLNLDFTKNRYGLLFDMYARFRKTYYGYDSSDTLCSLYTFLMEGPFVVIDCSRQNESVKSATVDVRIEFDCKENVPANTTAYCLILHDRVIEYCPLSNVVRKLM is encoded by the coding sequence ATGTTCGATGAGATTCGATACGAGCTCAACGGTGTGGAGATTGATCGCAACAGAAACGTTGGAATAACCAGTACCATCAAGAACTACGTATCGCTATCGTATAATGATTCTCAACTCATGCGGAATGCTGGCTGGGACGTTACATCGAGCATACCGGAAggatatttcaacttttgcgtACCACTCAAGTTGTTGCTGGGCttttgcgaggattacaaacgcgtcGTTGTTAATGCTcgtcacgaattaattttgatacgtGCGCGTAGCGACAACAATTGCATTATAGGAGATCCGGCGACGGAGCCGGAAATCGAACTGTTTAAAGTACAgtggcgaatgcctcacgtTACGTTAAACGAGGTTAATAAACTATCCTTGTTACGGGCCTTGGGGAGCGGGCGATATCTTAGTGTCAGTTTTcgttcgtgggatctgtacgaGTATCCACTCTTGCAGAGCACGACCAAGCATTCGTGGGCTGTCAAGACTGCGACTCAGTTAGAAAAGCCGCGATACGTTATTTTTGCGCTGCAGACCGGCCGCAAGAACATCATGTCTCAAAATGTTAGCGTATTCGATGACTGTAATTTGACCAATGTCAAACTTTATCTAAACTCCGAATTTTATCCGTACGATGACTTGAACTTAGATTTTACTAAAAATCGATACGGCCTTCTTTTTGATATGTACGCGCGTTTTCGTAAAACTTATTACGGATACGATTCCAGTGATACGCTTTGCAGCTTGTATACATTCCTGATGGAAGGACCTTTTGTTGTCATCGATTGCTCGCGACAAAACGAGTCTGTCAAGagcgccaccgtggatgtgcgaatagaatttgactgtaaagaaaatgtaccTGCAAATACTACCGCCTATTGTCTCATCTTGCATGATCGCGTAATCGAATACTGCCCGCTGTCTAATGTAGTGCGCAAACTCATGTAA